The nucleotide sequence TGGATTTTAGTTGTGCATGGCAATAAATCAATATGCGGAATCAAAGTTCATCCTTCGTCAATTTATATGTGAAAAGTTTATTGCTCTTAAGTCATACTATTACATAACTAAAGCTATGGAAAAGACATCGAGAAGAAAGAGGGATTTATATATTTCTTGGATCAAAATACAGGTAATAAACCTAGGAGTAAAGTTATGATAATTTATTTCGGAAGTTATCTAGAATTGCTGCTAGCTATCATGTGTCGAGGTATTTGACCTATTTATATACATATGCAATCTAATTAGGTATAGTTATGATGATTTAATGTTCTATCATTCTTATGTGTCCGTTCAGGTCCATTTTATAAAAAAAAGATCACCACATTAACAACCATATGTTTTGCTTTTTGTGATGTTATTTTAAGCATATTTTTCTTTTTTGGTTGACCACCTTGTGCAAGTATGTAAAACAGATAGTAACTCATGATTGCTACTTTGTAGGTAGTTGAAAGTTGGATGAATCGACTGGATCAGGCACCAGAGGGGCACACACAGTTAGAACAAGTAAGAGTATGCACTAAGATCGGGATAGAGTGCATGGACTTGGACCCAAAGAAGAGACCAGCTGTGCAGCACATAATTGATAGGCTTGATAAAACAGCAAGAGCTGACTATTCATGCCAAACTGGCATGAGCAGTTCACTAGCCGAGCTGCAGCCAAGCTTACTCGAGGAACAGTCTGGGAAAATAATTGGAAAGCTTGTAGCTGAGAGCCTTATAAAGGATATCAATGAACGCCCAGAAACGGAAGATCACTGCCAGCAGGGTCAAGAAAATGCAGATCAATGGTCATTACGGGAAGCACAAGATACGGAGCGAAAGGTTAACCGACCAGGAACAAGCATTTTCGGCTCTAAATCTAGCTTCTTGGAGAAGCTAAAAAACTTGAATATCTTTAGCAGGAAAGCACGCAGGAATTTCGTGAGGAATGGTGGCTCACACCTACAGAATGTCAGGGGCCTAACGATTTTCACAAAGGCGGAAATACAGAAAATCACAAAAAACAATTCAGAGTTTCTTGGTACCGGAAGATTTTGTAAAGCCTACAAAGGAACTCTTCCTGACAATACCATGGTGGCAGTTAAGACCTTTATCACGCTAAGCAATAATAGTCTGAGGCGGGAGTTTGAGGTGATAATAGAAGTCCATAAAGAACTGATCCACAAGAACATCCTCAAGCTCTATGGTTGCTGCCCTGGGATGGATGTTCCAACGTTAGTATTTGAATTTGCTGCTAATGGGAGCCTCGAGAGCATTGTCCATGGCAGTAAACAAAAACTTCCTTTAGACTTGCGCATTGACATTGCAATTGGGTTTGCAGAAGGCTTAAGATACATGCACTCCTACGCAAATTGTCCCATGCGACATGGTGATGTCAGACCGAACAACATATTTCTCGATGACAAGTTGACACCAAAAATTGGAAACTTTGGGCTTTCGAGGCTTTATAGTTTAGAGGAGATGAGGCTACAGGCCTCTGAATCAAGTGATACACGCAACCAATTGATGCTGCATAATATGGGTTACATGGACCGAAAGTTCATGCAAGATGGACATGTAACATTAAAGAGTGAGGTCTACAGCTTTGGAGCTATTCTCTTGGAACTCATTACCAGGAAGAAGAACATATTTGATGAAAACCGCATCCTCGTCGATGAGTACCGCAAAGTTTATGAGAGAGAAAAGAGTGGACGAGCAATGTTTGACAAGGAGATTGCAACTGAAGACAATATGTTCGCCCTGGAAGAAATTGGCAAGGTTGTAATTGAGTGCCTGAAAGAAGACAGTAAGGAACGACCAGATATGACGGAGGTGACGGAACTACTTGTGATGATCAGGAGAGAGAGGAGGCTCGTTAAGGCACGCAATAAGGCGATTACTACTAGTGTTCCATATGCATAGTGGGTGACCACATTGTTCAACCAAATGAACTAAAAAGAATTAAAGTCAGGGTACCAAGGCCAATTGCATTCGTACGTGGATTGTGTACACGCCGTCACAAACACAAAAGGACTTgagaatttattttattttctgttctttttTGAAAAAGAGGCTGAAACCCCCGCCCTCTGCATCATGTGGTGCACACCGCCATAGGGATGAACTTGAGATATTATCTGTTCAGGAAAAATGTCCAACTTGGATAACCAATGAGCATTAGAAATTGCGCATTGCGCAACAGCACCTGCACGTTCCCGAACAGACCTCGCACGTGCAGATAACCCGTGCACTCAGGCCTGGATTACGCACTGAACTCGCCGGCATATGTCTTTGTGCTGAAAATATTCCACGCACATTTAACACTCACGATTCCAAGGGCAAGGGGAACGCCACATATCATGCGTGCATTCGTAgtggaagcaaaaaagaaaagctTTTGGTGACAATCGTACCACCCGGATCTATGGTGACTTTGATCCCCCTCCTTTTCTCCACCCTTGAAGAAATTCCACGCTCGGATTCTTTTCTCGAATAAGAATAATTCTTTATGCTCTGAATAACACGGGCTCGAACGGAGGAGCGTGGCCAATATGCAAAAATTCGGGAATTTCAGATATCCTTTCAGATTTTTCAAAGTTCACTTAATTTTAACTAATTTTGATTAAATTTAATTTTGTTTTGAATCGTTTTTATCTGGCTCGAAATTCCGGGGTTTAAAGTATACCCACCAAAATATAATCAAAAAATCTATTGAAATTACTCTGCATGATAGCTCATTAATCAGATGAACCTTGAATCTGGTCATCATCAatcaaatatactccctccgttcctaaacataagaccttttagatatttcaatttcttatatttaggaactgagggagtagaAAAGAGAGCAGTAATCTCCTCCGTGTCTACTTTTCTTCGTCAGCTCCAGTACACTAGTAgctgctctctctctctatctatctatctctttgCGGGAAAGGAACTTTCATTAATCAAACCAAGTGGTTACTTTCACCAGTAGCTACTCTAGCAAAGGTAGGTTAATCACACGAATGCGATGGTGAACACGAatgatatgatgatgcatgatcgAAGGCCATATGCGGCCCATAGATATGCGGGCGACAAGTCATCACTGGTTAAGTTAGTGGGAAATTGGCTGGGTTCCTCTTCCTCGAGATACTCCTCGACTAGACCAGAATATGCGGCCGTTGAGTCAATGGGAAAACACACAACTCAACTAATAAAGCTGACTGAACTTTGGTTCGTGCTGGTTGGTCAtgtctgcctgcctgcctgcctgccctggAAGCTAAGATCATGACGACACACAGCACTCGCCATGCAAATGGAATGAAACCCGGCATTTCGTCAACTACCCATTTGCATGAACAGCGAGATGATGATACTCATCTTGAAACGCGAGCGAGGTGAGGCCGAGGACGGCGGGAAAAGATGCGATCGATGCAACTAGCGCAAGTGCGGTTGGAATCCATCAGATCAGGTATCCTTCCAGGATCCATCGCCATGATTGATCTGGAGAATGGTTGCACCCGACCGACTCGGTCATATATGGCGCGCGTGCATGCTTGCTTAGATATGCGTGCGTGCCAGCGCCAGTGTGAAATCACATTAGTAGTCACTAGCTCGCGAGCGCCGGCCGGAGATGATGTCGACGATGGCGGAGCTGGCATGGCGCTTTGCGGCCGCACACGTCCTGCTGTTGCCCGCGGCCGTCGGCGGCATCGCCTACCTCCTCCTCCGCGCTCTACGTGCTTCACAACTCCGGCAGGATTGCAGGAGCCCGCCGCCGGGAGGCATCGGCGGCTGGTGCCGGGGCGCGGTCGGGGCGGAGACGCTGTCCTTCCTGGCCGACAACAGCAGCGGCAGGGGCTTCTACCACTTCGTCCACGCCCGCGCGCTCCGGTACGGCGCCTGCTTCCGCACCGTGCTCTTCGGCCGCACCCacgtcttcctcctctcctcccgcgcgcgcgccgccgccgccagcctcctGGCCGCCGACCCGCCCCACTTCGCCAAGCGCTACGTGCGCACCGTCGCCGACCTGCTCGGCGAGCACAGCCTCCTCTGCACCTCCCACGGCGCCCACCGCCGCATGCGCCGCGCCGTCGCGGGCCTCTTCGCCTCCGCGCCCAcggccgccttcgccgccgccttcgaccgcCTGATCACCGCCCGGCTGCTGGCCGACGGCTGCAAGGGCCAGGCCGTCGTGCTGGACGCCGCGCTCGACGTCACCTTCAGGGCCATCTGCGAGATGCTCATCGGGCCACGGGACGACACGCGCGAGCTGGAGCAGCTGCAGAGCGACGTCATGGACGTAACGCAAGCCATGCTCGCGCTGCCAATCAGGCTGCCTCGAACAAGGTTCTACAGAGGCCTACAGGTACCCTTTTTTTCTAATGTTTTTACAGTTTTgcttttttctttttacttttttcgCCACTCGAAACCATCACTGTCCGATCTAGATTGACTAGATACCAAGATTCGCGCAAGTATACATGCTTTTAATTACTACTGTACATCACAAGGGAACGATTTCTAGCTAGATTCTTTGTATCAAATTGTTTTTGATGTCAGGCAAGGAAGAGGATCATGGATGCACTGAGGCAAGAAATATCCACGAGGCGAGAAAATGGCCTGAAACTAGATCACCGGGACGACTTTCTGCAGACCCTTCTTCTCAAGAGCCATATGGATTCACCTGAAGAAGCGCTCACGGATGAACAGATTCTGGATAACATTTTGACACTCATAATTGCAGGTATACATGTATGCAAGTCCTAATTTAGTTCTTAACTACAAAGACTTTAAGTTATTTTAGCTACAAACAAAGCCTTGTTTGTAACTGAGTGCAGGGCAAGTGACAACAGCAACAGCAATTACCTGGATGGTCAAGTACCTGGGCGACAACACAGATCTCCAAGAGAAACTAAGAGTGAGCAAGCTGCATATTTGGCCCATGTATGAAGAATAAATTACTTCATTTCTTGATTGCAATTCTCTCTGTATACGTATATGCAGTCAGTTCAGCTGGATCTGGCATCCAAGCACAATGATGCACCTCTTACCCTACAACATCTGAACACCATGGACTACGCATACAAGACGGTCAAAGAATCCTTGAGGATGGCCACCATAGTTTCTTGGTTTCCAAGGGTGGCACTCAAGGACTGCCAGGTTGCAGGTAACTAAACCTCGCTGATTTATTTTCTTTCTCATTGCTGGAAGCTACCATTAACAGAAACAAGTAACAACAGGATTCCACATTAAGAAGGACTGGCTCGTAAATGTCGATGCGAGATCCATACACTATGATCCAACCATCTATGACAGTCCGACAGTGTTTGATCCTTCCAGGTTCAATGTATGTATTGTTGTAAGCCTGAAgaaattatactccctccgatccataatacTTGTCgttcaaacggatgtatctagacgtatttcagtgctagatacatcatagacgtatttcagtgctagatacatcggtttgagcgacaactaatatgaaTCGGAGGGAGAGGGAGTACTAGATttatatagttttgtgatatagacaGATTGATGGTATTTCTATGGACAGGATGATATGAAGCCATACAGCTTCTTGGCATTTGGAGCAGGCAGCAGAACATGCCTGGGGATGAACCTTGCCAAGATTATGATGCTAATATTCCTTCATCGCCTTGTCACAAATTTCAGGTTTCAACTCTAAAGCCAAGTTTCTTTATTTGATGCAAACAGCTAGAGCTGGAGAATAAAACTAAAAAATTCTGATGTTTTCAGATGGGAAATGGCAGACCACGATACAAGCCTTGAGAAATGGGCAATGTTTCCGAGGCTAAAGAATGGCTGCCCAATTCAGCTCACGCCGATACGCAAGGACAAGATGCACTGATGATGCACATCTAGTAAATCTGTCAGGATATGCATCCAGTTATGAAGCTATGTGATTTTCCTTGGTTGTTACATACTCCAACAGATGAAACAAATTCTTAATTCCTTCTTTTGGATGAGCCAAGATCAAGCCTAGCTAGCtgataatttcaaaataaagtcaaataaaagaAAGGGACAATGAAGTGCTGCTGGTCTTTCTGATATTTTTATTGACATGTATGCATGCAGATGATAACTAGGTGCAAGCAGGGCAAACCCTCAGAAATTTCTTTCAAAGCTGAGATGAATTAAAACCAACAGATCGTCAAAGTCTCAGCCAATGCAGATATGGATCGGACTGAATCATCAATCAATCTGCATACAAGAAATGAACTGACCAAAGCTGGATTCAATCCAGCATAGTTTCCCTCCCCTATTTAAAAAAGGGTCGATGAAGAATGTGTTTGGAATATGCCCAAGATGCTACCCATGTTCAATGATTTATTTAGTAATGTACTTGAACAATCATGGGCAAGTATGTGACTTGCTTATGAAAGTCCATATTCGTCTGTCTAATAAATATTCTAAATAACGACTAAAGAATGAATATTCCAAATAAGTCCCTAGTCTGAACTCATATGACGATTCAAATTAATTGACCAGCATACATATTGATTAATGATCATGTTTCAGAGGTCATTGAAATACAGATGTCTAACTGTTAtggtgctgctagaaggagggcgcgagagggccagccgggggcctttctgcccacggccaggcaagagggaagggatttccttcttaattcttgcttgattagattgatacatctcctctctttatatagagaggtttacttgactcccaagcaaggcttacttgacccttaagcaagcgacccttatctctaattaactcTAAGACTAATGGGTCCATTaagcccattacgtactctaacactacaccccacctaaacatgcagcttgtcctcgagctgcaacctaaccaacttataaccatgactcgacgcaatacaaacctaacacctaaaaacaagccttttacatctcggcttattttattattctcaacctaaaatggactgggacgctttattttggaccccttaacaaaaagtggacaccatccgcacgtcggacgtgcacgtgtacagccacctggatcccatggacaccacctggacaaaaggagtgcatgtgtatgaccacctgaaagtggtcgcaagagtgaccagcaaaggcgccctcgcggcggtcggtggcggaatgcagtggtgctacgcggtgcgctGCTGTCGGTGACATCATGCCTTCTCCCTGCCGGACGGCTGTTGGTTTGCACCGcacagggaagagtggagggcttgcgatggagaatgacaaggaggggtgcgcccccccaaccgccgatgtcgcagactttgaggtcgctgcccgcggggaaaacagcatgcccccgcccgtgggggaaaccgcatgcccaagatccccgacgcagcggatGAGGTCGGGGTCCTTTGCGCAGCaaagggcaacttggaggagcggcagctgcagaccacgcatctcccgcacacaccgacgcgctaggaggccgcgcgcagcagcctgcagcctcaccgccgccgacatgTGGCGGGTAGCAATCCAAGacggaagcggtgacggcgacggcggggacagGACTTGGTGAAGTGGGACTCCCGCCGGTGCGGTCGATGCGGGG is from Triticum aestivum cultivar Chinese Spring chromosome 1B, IWGSC CS RefSeq v2.1, whole genome shotgun sequence and encodes:
- the LOC123126525 gene encoding cytochrome P450 85A1; translation: MMSTMAELAWRFAAAHVLLLPAAVGGIAYLLLRALRASQLRQDCRSPPPGGIGGWCRGAVGAETLSFLADNSSGRGFYHFVHARALRYGACFRTVLFGRTHVFLLSSRARAAAASLLAADPPHFAKRYVRTVADLLGEHSLLCTSHGAHRRMRRAVAGLFASAPTAAFAAAFDRLITARLLADGCKGQAVVLDAALDVTFRAICEMLIGPRDDTRELEQLQSDVMDVTQAMLALPIRLPRTRFYRGLQARKRIMDALRQEISTRRENGLKLDHRDDFLQTLLLKSHMDSPEEALTDEQILDNILTLIIAGQVTTATAITWMVKYLGDNTDLQEKLRSVQLDLASKHNDAPLTLQHLNTMDYAYKTVKESLRMATIVSWFPRVALKDCQVAGFHIKKDWLVNVDARSIHYDPTIYDSPTVFDPSRFNDDMKPYSFLAFGAGSRTCLGMNLAKIMMLIFLHRLVTNFRWEMADHDTSLEKWAMFPRLKNGCPIQLTPIRKDKMH